One window from the genome of Paracoccus marcusii encodes:
- a CDS encoding aldo/keto reductase produces MTQPMMTLNDGRTMPQLGTGIWQIEDAKTPEVVAEALRVGYRLIDGAAAYKNEAGMGRGIRDSDVARDQIFVTSKLWNDAQGHDAALRAFDATMERSGLDYLDLYLIHWPLPAMDAYVDSWKALIRLRDEGRVRSIGVANFHEPHLRRLIDETGVAPALNQIELHPSLTQERMRAVNKQLGIVTQSWTPLGRGDSFDAPAIRDAAARTGRTVAQVILRWHIQHGLSVIPKSEKPERLAENFDVLDFTLTPEEMSAIDALDRGHRTGPDPDTFDYRQPL; encoded by the coding sequence ATGACCCAACCCATGATGACCCTGAACGACGGCCGGACCATGCCCCAGCTGGGCACCGGCATCTGGCAGATCGAGGATGCGAAGACCCCCGAGGTCGTGGCCGAGGCGCTGCGCGTCGGATACCGGCTGATCGACGGTGCCGCTGCCTACAAGAACGAGGCCGGGATGGGCCGGGGCATCCGCGACAGCGACGTGGCCCGCGACCAAATCTTCGTCACGTCCAAGCTGTGGAACGATGCGCAGGGGCATGACGCCGCGCTGCGGGCCTTTGACGCGACGATGGAGCGGTCGGGGCTGGATTATCTGGACCTGTACCTGATCCACTGGCCGTTGCCGGCGATGGACGCCTATGTCGACAGCTGGAAGGCGCTGATCCGCCTGCGCGACGAAGGGCGCGTACGGTCCATCGGCGTCGCAAACTTCCACGAGCCGCATCTGCGTCGCCTGATCGACGAGACGGGCGTTGCGCCCGCGCTGAACCAGATCGAGCTGCACCCGTCGCTGACGCAGGAGCGCATGCGGGCGGTGAACAAGCAGCTTGGCATCGTCACGCAAAGCTGGACCCCCCTGGGCCGTGGCGACAGCTTCGACGCCCCCGCGATCCGCGATGCGGCGGCGCGCACGGGGCGGACGGTGGCGCAGGTGATCCTGCGCTGGCACATCCAGCATGGGCTGTCGGTCATTCCGAAATCGGAAAAGCCCGAACGCCTGGCCGAGAATTTCGACGTGCTGGACTTTACCCTGACGCCCGAGGAGATGTCGGCCATCGACGCGCTGGACCGCGGCCATCGCACCGGGCCGGACCCGGACACGTTCGACTATCGTCAGCCGCTGTAA
- a CDS encoding alpha/beta hydrolase, which yields MLYQITDWDDAYANGAHIPHADTYVPRWTEAAAAFRAAHPPQDLGRGHLFLPEGDPRGLMVFIHGGYWMRFDPTLWSHLAGGALAAGWACAMPGYPLAPDARIADMTCIVAEQIAEAAGRIVGPIALTGHSAGGHLAARMICPGVLSETVAARVTACVPISPLTDLRPLMRTAMNDTLRLDAAEAALESPALLEPRTGIPVTTWVGGAERPEFIRHARLLANAWAGLGAATECVIDPGRHHFDVIEGLADPASPLMRRLLGYSG from the coding sequence ATGCTGTATCAGATCACCGACTGGGACGACGCCTATGCCAATGGCGCGCATATCCCGCATGCCGACACCTATGTCCCCCGCTGGACCGAGGCGGCGGCGGCCTTCCGCGCCGCCCATCCGCCGCAGGATCTGGGCCGGGGGCATCTGTTCCTGCCGGAGGGAGACCCGCGCGGGCTGATGGTGTTCATCCATGGCGGCTACTGGATGCGGTTCGACCCGACGCTGTGGTCGCATCTGGCGGGCGGTGCACTGGCGGCGGGATGGGCCTGCGCCATGCCGGGCTATCCCTTGGCGCCGGACGCGCGCATCGCCGACATGACCTGCATCGTTGCGGAGCAGATCGCAGAGGCGGCGGGTCGCATCGTAGGGCCCATCGCGCTGACCGGTCATTCGGCGGGCGGGCATCTGGCGGCGCGGATGATCTGTCCGGGGGTGCTGTCCGAGACGGTTGCCGCGCGGGTCACCGCCTGCGTGCCCATCTCTCCGCTGACCGACCTGCGCCCGCTGATGCGCACGGCGATGAACGACACCCTGCGCCTGGACGCGGCCGAGGCCGCATTGGAAAGCCCCGCCCTGCTGGAACCCCGCACGGGCATCCCGGTCACGACTTGGGTTGGGGGGGCCGAAAGACCCGAATTCATCCGCCATGCTCGGCTGCTGGCGAATGCCTGGGCGGGGCTGGGCGCGGCGACCGAATGCGTCATCGACCCCGGCCGCCACCATTTCGACGTGATCGAGGGACTGGCGGACCCCGCCAGCCCCCTGATGCGTCGCCTGCTGGGTTACAGCGGCTGA
- the kynU gene encoding kynureninase, protein MTDFTKTRAAFHLPDGMTYLDGNSLGPMPRAAADRVATMMADEWSQMLITGWNKAGWYVQPRKVGDRIARLIGAGDGQVVMGDTLSIKVFQALSAALALRPDRRVILSDSGNFPSDLYVAEGIARALGATLRVVSPEEVEAAIGPDLAVLMLTEVDYRTGRRHDMSTLTARAHDAGALAIWDLAHSAGAVDVDLLGSDADFAVGCTYKYLNGGPGAPAFIWTHPRHAEQAEPILQGWMGHAAPFAFDQEYRPAPGIERMRVGTPPVIALSALEASLDIWDTVDMAALRARSIELTEAFIAGVEAQCPDLVLNSPRDPARRGSQVGFRHPQGYAVMQALIAAGVVGDFRAPDVLRFGFAPLYNDLDDVSQAVATLARILRDGSWDSAEFRRKAAVT, encoded by the coding sequence ATGACCGATTTCACCAAGACCCGCGCCGCGTTCCACCTGCCGGACGGCATGACCTATCTGGACGGTAATTCGCTCGGGCCGATGCCCCGCGCCGCCGCCGACCGGGTCGCGACCATGATGGCCGACGAATGGTCCCAGATGCTGATCACCGGCTGGAACAAGGCGGGCTGGTATGTCCAGCCGCGCAAGGTCGGCGACCGCATTGCCCGGCTGATCGGCGCGGGGGATGGCCAGGTGGTCATGGGCGACACGCTGTCCATCAAGGTGTTCCAGGCGTTGAGCGCGGCCCTGGCCCTGCGGCCCGACCGCCGGGTGATCCTGTCGGACAGCGGCAACTTTCCGTCGGACCTGTACGTGGCCGAGGGGATCGCCCGCGCCCTGGGCGCGACCCTGCGCGTCGTGTCCCCCGAAGAGGTCGAGGCGGCCATCGGTCCCGACCTGGCCGTGCTGATGCTGACCGAGGTCGATTACCGCACCGGCCGCCGCCACGACATGTCCACCCTGACTGCCCGCGCGCATGACGCCGGCGCGCTGGCCATCTGGGATCTGGCCCATTCGGCGGGGGCCGTGGACGTGGACCTGCTGGGGTCGGATGCCGATTTCGCGGTGGGCTGCACCTATAAATACCTGAACGGCGGTCCGGGGGCGCCGGCCTTCATCTGGACCCATCCGCGCCACGCCGAACAGGCCGAGCCGATCCTGCAGGGCTGGATGGGCCATGCCGCGCCCTTTGCCTTCGACCAGGAATACCGCCCCGCGCCGGGGATCGAGCGGATGCGCGTGGGCACGCCCCCCGTCATCGCGCTGAGCGCGTTGGAGGCGTCGCTGGACATCTGGGACACGGTCGACATGGCCGCGCTGCGGGCGCGATCGATCGAACTGACCGAGGCGTTCATTGCGGGGGTCGAGGCACAATGCCCAGACCTGGTCCTGAACAGCCCGCGCGACCCGGCGCGGCGCGGATCGCAGGTCGGGTTCCGCCATCCGCAGGGCTATGCGGTGATGCAGGCGCTGATCGCGGCGGGGGTGGTCGGCGACTTTCGCGCGCCCGACGTGCTGCGCTTTGGGTTCGCGCCGCTTTACAACGATCTGGACGACGTGTCGCAGGCGGTCGCGACCTTGGCGCGAATCCTGCGCGACGGCAGCTGGGACAGTGCGGAATTCCGTCGCAAGGCTGCGGTGACCTAG
- a CDS encoding efflux RND transporter periplasmic adaptor subunit encodes MFKLLPLALAMMIPALAAAQAAPDDIRVRIVTARTQPLDLDMQLSGEIEAVDTLELGFRQGGRVTEVLVAEGDRVVAGQPLARLNAVQQDQALNVALAGLAAARAGSDQARQARDRADALLARGVGTRAAADQAEQALSQTQGALERAETAVEQARRAVDDAVLRAPEDAVVTDKSVAPGQVVAAAQPVLTLAALSGLEAVFHAPDDPLLHDILGRDVRMETLDVDRPDMVGTVTEIAPLVDPQTGTVTVRARLLTPNAGIVLLGASVRGHLSMAMEKGVVVPWTALMRSGDDPAVWVVDDDGRVALTKVVINHFADSTIFVSEGLSDGQRVVGDGAQLLYPGRRVQPVAEGVQ; translated from the coding sequence ATGTTCAAGCTGCTGCCCCTTGCCCTTGCCATGATGATTCCCGCGCTTGCGGCGGCCCAGGCCGCCCCCGACGATATCCGCGTGCGCATCGTGACCGCCCGCACCCAGCCTCTGGACCTGGACATGCAGCTGTCCGGAGAGATCGAGGCCGTCGACACGCTGGAGCTGGGCTTTCGTCAGGGCGGCCGCGTGACCGAGGTGCTGGTGGCCGAGGGCGACCGCGTCGTCGCGGGCCAGCCCCTGGCCCGGCTGAACGCGGTCCAGCAGGATCAGGCGCTGAACGTCGCGCTGGCGGGCTTGGCCGCCGCGCGCGCGGGCAGCGACCAAGCCCGTCAGGCCCGCGATCGCGCCGATGCGCTGCTGGCGCGGGGGGTCGGCACGCGGGCGGCGGCCGATCAGGCCGAACAGGCGCTGTCCCAGACCCAGGGGGCGCTGGAGCGCGCGGAAACCGCGGTCGAACAGGCGCGGCGCGCCGTCGACGATGCGGTGTTGCGGGCGCCCGAGGATGCCGTCGTGACCGACAAGTCGGTGGCCCCCGGCCAGGTGGTCGCCGCCGCGCAGCCGGTGCTGACGCTGGCCGCGCTGTCGGGGCTGGAGGCCGTCTTTCACGCGCCCGACGACCCGCTGCTGCACGACATCCTGGGCCGCGACGTGCGGATGGAGACGCTGGACGTCGACCGTCCCGACATGGTCGGCACCGTGACCGAGATCGCGCCCCTGGTCGATCCGCAGACCGGCACGGTGACCGTGCGCGCGCGGCTGCTGACGCCCAATGCCGGGATCGTCCTTCTGGGCGCGTCGGTGCGCGGGCATCTGAGCATGGCGATGGAAAAGGGCGTGGTCGTGCCTTGGACCGCCCTGATGCGGTCGGGCGACGATCCGGCCGTCTGGGTGGTCGACGATGACGGGCGCGTGGCGCTGACCAAGGTGGTCATCAACCATTTTGCGGACAGCACGATCTTCGTGTCCGAGGGCCTGTCCGACGGACAGCGGGTCGTGGGCGACGGGGCGCAGCTGCTGTATCCCGGCCGCCGGGTCCAGCCGGTCGCGGAGGGCGTGCAATGA
- a CDS encoding efflux RND transporter periplasmic adaptor subunit, whose protein sequence is MRALILAGVLALACGPAAALSLPDWLGLGGQAEEPAAPPRPVVSVIVDDRGLDARWIPGVVEARTQVQLGFQTLGRMIARPVDLGDQVAAGDLLAQLSTDDLAATTRAARAAVDAADVQDRTARATLERTQALAARNVASNAQLEQAQQEASAAAAAVEQARSQLLQAEDAEGFAKMTAPFAGVVSAVYEAPGAVVDAGAPVIQLSAQDTPEVVIDLPEQALVGLAPGADFTVWHRSDPQVEIAATLDRVDPIADSATRTRRLYLTLPPGAPFRLGALVRARFGTVDAPSLSLPAEALVATDGMPFVWRVIRDDAGAQVEQVPVQAAAPFRGRVSITHGLDAGDEVVIRGVKSLAPGQPVGRRLEP, encoded by the coding sequence ATGAGGGCGCTGATCCTGGCCGGCGTGCTTGCGCTGGCCTGCGGGCCGGCCGCGGCACTGTCGCTGCCCGACTGGCTGGGCCTTGGCGGTCAGGCCGAGGAGCCCGCGGCCCCGCCGCGCCCGGTGGTCAGCGTGATCGTGGACGATCGCGGCCTGGACGCGCGCTGGATCCCCGGCGTGGTCGAGGCGCGCACCCAGGTCCAGCTGGGCTTTCAGACCCTGGGCCGGATGATCGCGCGGCCCGTCGATCTGGGCGATCAGGTGGCGGCCGGCGATCTGCTGGCGCAGCTGTCCACGGACGATCTGGCCGCGACAACCCGCGCCGCGCGCGCCGCGGTCGATGCCGCGGACGTGCAGGACCGCACCGCGCGCGCGACGCTGGAACGCACGCAGGCGCTGGCGGCGCGCAACGTCGCGTCGAACGCCCAGCTGGAACAGGCCCAGCAGGAGGCCAGCGCCGCCGCCGCCGCGGTCGAGCAGGCCCGCTCGCAGCTGCTGCAGGCCGAGGATGCCGAAGGGTTCGCCAAGATGACCGCGCCTTTCGCCGGTGTGGTCAGCGCCGTCTATGAGGCGCCGGGCGCAGTCGTGGATGCGGGCGCGCCTGTGATCCAGCTGTCGGCCCAGGACACCCCCGAGGTGGTGATCGACCTGCCCGAACAGGCGCTGGTCGGGCTTGCGCCGGGCGCCGACTTTACCGTCTGGCATCGCAGCGACCCCCAGGTCGAGATCGCGGCCACGCTGGACCGGGTCGACCCCATCGCCGACAGTGCCACCCGGACGCGGCGGCTGTACCTGACGCTGCCGCCCGGCGCGCCGTTCCGCCTTGGCGCGCTGGTGCGGGCGCGGTTCGGAACGGTCGATGCGCCGTCTTTGTCGCTGCCGGCCGAGGCGTTGGTCGCGACCGACGGCATGCCCTTCGTCTGGCGGGTGATCCGCGACGATGCGGGGGCGCAGGTCGAACAGGTCCCCGTGCAGGCGGCGGCCCCCTTTCGCGGGCGCGTCTCCATCACCCACGGCCTTGACGCGGGCGACGAGGTCGTGATCCGCGGCGTGAAATCCCTGGCCCCCGGCCAGCCCGTCGGCCGGAGGCTGGAGCCGTGA
- a CDS encoding efflux RND transporter permease subunit, with amino-acid sequence MSTPKTRFNLSDWALKHRSFVWFLLIVSMIAGTISYLNLGREEDPDFTIKTMIIGAALPGATIDETLKQVTTRIETKLEELDELDFTRSVTTPGQAVVYVELDPTIRGPAVPEVWKRVRQMMGDIRPEFPQEFAGFQFNDNFGDVFGNIYAFTADGFTPRELRDRVEAIRRQVAALDAAGKTELLGVQDEQVFLEFSAARLAALGLNQAQVIQTLAQQNAIAPSGVIQAGPERILVRVGGQFDGAESIEAVNLRVGERFFNLGDVATVTRGYQDPPTSLFRHNGQPAIGLQIGMRQGGNILEFGAELEALMDRIAADLPIGIEMAKFADQPHVVEDAVGHFVKALAEAVAIVLVVSFISLGLRAGLVVTLTIPLCLAITFVILDLYGITLQRISLGALIIALGLLVDDAMIAIETMISRLEIGESLTDAASYAWTSIAFPMLTGTLVTVAGFIPIGLNSSAAGEFTFSLFVVIAVSLIVSWIVAVLFAPLLGVTFLRADMGHGHKGPGRLRRAFHRLLRAAMRFKWLTIAVTLAIFATSVWGMRFVEQQFFPTSDRTEVLVDITERQNASIARTRADMDRLEASLADDDDVLFWTSYVGQGAPRFVLSMDVPTAGPHMGQIVIQTPDLAARDRVKARLSALAAAEFPGVDIYVKNLEIGPPVGKPVQYRVTSPDTDAARDAAQGLATLIASEPRLRDIALDWNEPARMVRLVVDQDQARRLSVTSQDIAQALSALFSGTSVTQLRDDIFLIDVVARGVADDRQSLASIRNMQLNLADGRVVPLAALVTLEYGSEQPLIMQRNGLPTVTVKAAIGTADQPATLVTALAAQVAEYQETLPPDVRIEVGGSVETSADSQAPIAAVVPVMLLIMAVLVMAQMQSFRMSLVVIAAAPLGLIGVVAVLVPFGVPMGFVAILGILALIGILIRNSVILVHEIQELLHKGRSQWDAVFEASDSRARPILLTAAAASLALIPISRQVFWGPMAYAMMGGIIAGTLVTLVFVPALYCAVFRVRPPRS; translated from the coding sequence GTGAGCACCCCCAAGACCCGCTTCAACCTGTCCGACTGGGCACTGAAACATCGCAGTTTCGTGTGGTTCCTGCTGATCGTGTCGATGATCGCGGGCACCATCAGCTATCTGAACCTGGGCCGCGAGGAGGACCCGGACTTCACGATCAAGACGATGATCATCGGCGCGGCCCTTCCCGGCGCCACCATCGACGAGACGCTGAAGCAGGTCACCACCCGCATCGAGACCAAGCTGGAGGAGCTGGACGAGCTGGACTTTACCCGGTCGGTCACGACGCCCGGCCAGGCGGTCGTCTATGTTGAGCTGGACCCCACCATCCGCGGCCCCGCCGTCCCCGAGGTGTGGAAGCGGGTCCGCCAGATGATGGGCGACATCCGCCCCGAATTCCCCCAGGAATTCGCGGGCTTTCAGTTCAACGACAATTTCGGCGACGTGTTCGGCAACATCTATGCCTTCACCGCCGATGGGTTCACGCCGCGCGAGCTGCGCGACCGGGTCGAGGCGATCCGTCGCCAGGTCGCGGCCCTGGACGCCGCCGGCAAGACCGAGCTGCTGGGCGTGCAGGACGAACAGGTGTTCCTGGAGTTCTCCGCCGCGCGACTGGCGGCCCTGGGCCTGAACCAGGCGCAGGTGATCCAGACCCTGGCCCAACAGAATGCCATTGCGCCGTCCGGCGTGATCCAGGCCGGGCCCGAACGCATCCTGGTGCGCGTCGGCGGCCAGTTCGACGGGGCGGAATCGATCGAGGCCGTGAACCTGCGCGTCGGAGAGCGGTTCTTCAATCTGGGCGACGTGGCTACCGTCACACGCGGCTATCAGGACCCGCCGACATCGCTGTTCCGCCACAACGGCCAGCCCGCGATCGGGCTGCAGATCGGCATGCGCCAGGGCGGCAACATCCTGGAGTTCGGCGCCGAACTGGAGGCGCTGATGGACCGCATCGCCGCCGACCTGCCCATCGGCATCGAGATGGCGAAGTTCGCCGACCAGCCGCATGTGGTCGAAGACGCCGTGGGCCATTTCGTCAAGGCCCTGGCCGAGGCCGTGGCCATCGTCCTGGTCGTCAGCTTCATCAGCCTGGGCCTGCGCGCGGGGCTGGTGGTGACGCTGACCATCCCGCTGTGCCTGGCGATCACCTTCGTGATCCTGGACCTTTACGGCATCACGCTGCAGCGGATCTCTCTGGGCGCGCTGATCATCGCCCTAGGCCTGCTGGTCGACGATGCGATGATCGCCATCGAGACGATGATCTCAAGGCTGGAGATCGGGGAATCGCTGACCGATGCGGCCAGCTATGCCTGGACCTCGATCGCCTTTCCGATGCTGACCGGCACGCTGGTGACGGTCGCGGGCTTCATCCCCATCGGTCTGAACAGCTCTGCCGCGGGAGAGTTCACGTTCTCGCTGTTCGTGGTGATCGCGGTGTCGCTGATCGTGTCCTGGATCGTGGCGGTGCTGTTCGCGCCGCTGCTGGGGGTCACGTTCCTGCGCGCCGACATGGGGCATGGCCACAAGGGGCCGGGCCGGTTGCGGCGCGCCTTCCACCGCCTGCTGCGGGCGGCGATGCGGTTCAAGTGGCTGACCATCGCGGTGACGCTGGCGATCTTTGCGACATCGGTCTGGGGGATGCGCTTCGTGGAACAGCAGTTCTTCCCCACCTCCGACCGGACCGAGGTGCTGGTCGACATCACGGAACGCCAGAACGCCTCGATCGCGCGGACCCGCGCCGACATGGACCGGCTGGAGGCGAGCCTGGCGGATGATGACGACGTGCTGTTCTGGACCTCCTATGTGGGGCAGGGGGCGCCGCGCTTCGTGCTGTCGATGGACGTGCCAACGGCAGGGCCGCATATGGGCCAGATCGTGATCCAGACCCCCGACCTGGCCGCGCGCGACCGCGTCAAGGCGCGGCTGAGCGCGCTGGCGGCCGCCGAATTTCCGGGCGTCGACATCTATGTCAAGAACCTGGAAATCGGCCCGCCCGTGGGCAAGCCCGTCCAGTACCGCGTGACCAGCCCCGATACCGACGCCGCCCGCGATGCGGCCCAGGGTCTTGCCACGCTGATCGCCTCCGAGCCGCGCCTGCGCGACATCGCGCTGGACTGGAACGAGCCCGCGCGCATGGTCCGCCTGGTCGTGGACCAGGACCAGGCCCGCCGGCTCAGCGTGACCAGCCAGGACATCGCCCAGGCCCTGTCGGCCCTATTCAGCGGCACCAGCGTGACGCAGCTGCGCGACGACATCTTCCTGATCGACGTGGTCGCCCGCGGCGTGGCCGACGACCGCCAGTCTCTGGCCTCGATCCGCAACATGCAGCTGAACCTGGCGGACGGGCGGGTCGTGCCGCTGGCCGCGCTGGTGACGCTGGAATACGGATCCGAACAGCCTTTGATCATGCAGAGAAACGGCCTGCCCACCGTCACGGTCAAGGCCGCCATCGGCACCGCCGACCAGCCCGCGACCCTGGTCACGGCGCTGGCTGCTCAGGTGGCCGAATACCAGGAAACCCTGCCCCCCGATGTCCGCATCGAGGTCGGCGGCAGCGTCGAGACCTCGGCCGACAGCCAGGCGCCGATCGCCGCGGTGGTGCCGGTGATGCTGCTGATCATGGCCGTCCTGGTCATGGCGCAGATGCAAAGCTTTCGGATGTCGCTGGTGGTGATCGCCGCAGCCCCCCTTGGCCTGATCGGCGTGGTGGCGGTGCTGGTGCCCTTTGGCGTGCCGATGGGTTTCGTGGCGATCCTGGGGATCCTGGCGCTGATCGGCATCCTGATCCGTAACTCGGTCATCTTGGTCCACGAGATCCAGGAGCTGCTGCACAAGGGCCGCAGCCAGTGGGACGCCGTGTTCGAGGCCTCTGACAGCCGCGCCCGCCCCATTCTGCTGACCGCGGCTGCGGCGTCGCTGGCGCTGATCCCGATCTCGCGGCAGGTGTTCTGGGGGCCGATGGCCTATGCGATGATGGGCGGCATCATCGCCGGCACGCTGGTCACGCTGGTCTTCGTGCCCGCGCTTTACTGCGCGGTGTTCCGGGTCAGGCCGCCCCGCTCCTGA
- the msrA gene encoding peptide-methionine (S)-S-oxide reductase MsrA gives MVERAVLAGGCFWGMQDLIRRMPGVIATRVGYSGGDVPNATYRNHGTHAEAIEIMFDPDLISYRRLLEFFFQIHDPSTPNRQGNDIGPGYRSAIYYADEAQKQVALDTIADVDASGIWPGRVVTEVEPVGDFWEAEPEHQDYLERFPNGYTCHFPRPDWVLPKRDAAE, from the coding sequence ATGGTTGAACGTGCGGTTCTGGCCGGTGGCTGCTTCTGGGGCATGCAGGACCTGATCCGGCGCATGCCGGGCGTGATCGCGACGCGCGTCGGTTATTCCGGCGGCGACGTGCCCAATGCGACCTATCGCAACCACGGCACCCATGCCGAGGCGATCGAGATCATGTTCGACCCCGACCTGATCAGTTATCGCCGGCTGCTGGAGTTCTTCTTCCAGATCCACGACCCGTCCACGCCGAACCGGCAGGGCAACGACATCGGGCCGGGCTATCGTTCCGCGATCTATTACGCGGACGAGGCACAGAAGCAGGTGGCGCTGGACACGATCGCGGATGTGGACGCATCCGGCATCTGGCCGGGACGCGTCGTGACCGAGGTCGAGCCGGTGGGCGATTTCTGGGAGGCCGAGCCCGAGCACCAGGATTATCTGGAGCGGTTCCCCAACGGCTATACCTGCCATTTCCCGCGCCCCGATTGGGTCCTGCCCAAACGCGACGCGGCCGAGTGA
- the msrB gene encoding peptide-methionine (R)-S-oxide reductase MsrB produces MAYEKTPDAIARLTPEQYRVTQENGTERAFTGEYDHHFDAGIYVDVVSGEPLFVSSTKYNSGCGWPAFTKPIEGNVTEHRDTTHGMVRVEVRSKHGDSHLGHVFPDGPRDQGGLRYCINSASLRFVPKDRMEAEGYGDYLAQVEEAHHG; encoded by the coding sequence ATGGCCTATGAGAAAACCCCCGACGCGATCGCCCGGCTGACCCCGGAGCAGTATCGCGTCACCCAGGAGAACGGCACCGAGCGGGCCTTCACCGGCGAATACGACCACCATTTCGATGCGGGCATCTATGTCGATGTCGTCTCGGGAGAGCCGCTGTTCGTCAGCAGCACGAAATACAATTCCGGCTGCGGCTGGCCCGCCTTCACCAAGCCCATCGAGGGCAACGTGACCGAGCATCGCGACACCACCCACGGCATGGTCCGGGTCGAGGTGCGGTCCAAGCACGGCGACAGCCATCTGGGCCACGTCTTCCCGGACGGTCCGCGCGATCAGGGCGGGCTGCGCTATTGCATCAATTCGGCGTCGCTGCGCTTTGTCCCCAAGGACCGGATGGAGGCCGAGGGTTACGGCGACTATCTGGCCCAGGTCGAGGAGGCGCATCATGGTTGA